One Phycisphaera mikurensis NBRC 102666 DNA window includes the following coding sequences:
- a CDS encoding DEAD/DEAH box helicase, with the protein MALHPDFPTDPHAVLDPSVRWFPADEALREVAANRLTPPLVAELRKKVQAFRDSGYEGASETSRALLHWWFVEEHLIAPHDGPSFRFKYYFAQREAIETIVWLTDVAKVQDPADLLRYDATGEVSRKMFDEDWRRYMVKMATGSGKTKVLSLVLAWSFFSKTYEADSPLARNFLVIAPNIIVLDRIRKDFEGLTIFFQDPVLPENGFRGRNWRDDFQLTLHVQDDVRVRQPTGNIFLTNIHRVYDGADVEATAEDEDTMDYFFGKRPTGATNDSKVDLGEVVRDIDELAVLNDEAHHVHDKKLAWFKSIQDIHNQLVQKGGVLSLQVDVTATPKHENGAIFAQTVSDYPLVEAIAQDVVKHPVLPDAASRDKLEEHQTTRFTDRYADFLELGVLEWRKAAAEHAKARKKAILFVMTNDTKNCDEVAAWLERHNPDLADAVLTIHTKKTGEVSEASSGKAADELADLRRQANGIDRADSPFKAIVSVLMLKEGWDVKNVTTIVGLRAYSGKNKVLPEQTLGRGLRKMYGGGLEERVSVVGTPDFMEFIEGIQQDGVELERSAMGTGTPPAAPLVVEVDTEDESKDIDALDIEMPVLAPRYRREYHNLGDLDPATVPIHPVTYQRFSAEEQREIVFKDMATGGVTHTTRLDGAGVADHRRVLAWFTQRLLTDLRLVSGFDVLYGKVKAVVRDRLFGGTIDLEDPNTPRNLSEPAATKSLLDAMTKGINELTVQESGDAEIRDTIKLRTTRPFMVKSQDFVAAKKSVFNRTIGDSGLELRFAEWLDGCADVASFAKVYLAVPFTLDYVKADGDLSTYRPDFFVKLTDGKRYVVETKGLEDVDVAPKMARLKQWCEDVGHASPPWEVGFVYVDEDGFDEHRPKSFAGLVEGFREFQD; encoded by the coding sequence ATGGCTCTGCACCCCGACTTCCCTACCGACCCGCACGCGGTGCTCGACCCGTCGGTCCGCTGGTTCCCCGCCGACGAGGCGCTCCGCGAGGTGGCCGCCAATCGACTGACCCCGCCGCTGGTGGCGGAGCTGCGGAAGAAGGTCCAGGCCTTCCGCGACTCCGGCTACGAGGGGGCGAGCGAGACGAGCCGTGCGCTGCTGCACTGGTGGTTCGTGGAGGAGCACCTGATCGCCCCGCACGACGGGCCGAGCTTCCGCTTCAAGTACTACTTCGCCCAGCGCGAGGCGATCGAGACGATCGTCTGGCTGACCGACGTGGCGAAGGTGCAGGACCCGGCGGACCTCCTGCGCTACGACGCGACGGGCGAGGTCTCCCGCAAGATGTTCGACGAGGACTGGCGGCGCTACATGGTGAAGATGGCCACCGGCAGCGGCAAGACCAAGGTGCTGAGCCTGGTGCTCGCGTGGAGCTTCTTCAGCAAGACCTACGAGGCCGACTCGCCGCTGGCGCGGAACTTCCTGGTGATCGCGCCCAACATCATCGTGCTCGACCGCATCCGCAAGGACTTCGAGGGGTTGACCATCTTCTTCCAGGACCCGGTGCTGCCCGAGAACGGCTTCCGGGGCCGGAACTGGCGCGACGACTTCCAGCTGACGCTGCACGTGCAGGACGACGTGCGCGTGCGGCAGCCCACCGGGAACATCTTCCTCACCAACATCCACCGCGTGTACGACGGGGCCGACGTGGAGGCGACGGCGGAGGACGAGGACACGATGGACTACTTCTTCGGCAAGCGGCCGACCGGGGCGACCAACGACAGCAAGGTGGACCTCGGCGAGGTGGTCCGCGACATCGACGAGCTGGCGGTGCTCAACGACGAGGCCCACCACGTCCATGACAAGAAGCTGGCGTGGTTCAAGTCGATCCAGGACATCCACAACCAGCTGGTTCAGAAGGGCGGCGTGCTCTCGCTGCAGGTGGACGTGACGGCCACGCCCAAGCACGAGAACGGGGCGATCTTCGCGCAGACGGTCTCTGATTACCCGCTGGTGGAGGCCATCGCCCAGGACGTGGTGAAGCATCCGGTGCTGCCCGACGCCGCGAGCCGGGACAAGCTGGAGGAGCACCAGACGACGCGCTTCACCGACCGGTACGCCGACTTCCTGGAGCTGGGCGTGCTGGAGTGGCGGAAGGCCGCGGCCGAGCACGCGAAGGCGCGCAAGAAGGCGATCCTCTTCGTGATGACCAACGACACGAAGAACTGCGACGAGGTGGCCGCCTGGCTGGAGCGGCACAACCCCGACCTCGCCGACGCGGTGCTGACGATCCACACGAAGAAGACCGGCGAGGTGAGCGAGGCGTCCAGCGGGAAAGCCGCCGACGAGCTGGCGGACCTGCGTCGCCAAGCCAACGGCATCGACCGGGCCGACAGCCCCTTCAAGGCGATTGTCTCGGTGCTGATGCTTAAAGAGGGCTGGGACGTGAAGAACGTCACCACGATCGTCGGCCTGCGTGCCTACTCCGGCAAGAACAAGGTGCTGCCCGAGCAGACCCTCGGCCGCGGCCTCCGCAAGATGTACGGCGGCGGGCTGGAGGAGCGGGTGAGCGTGGTGGGCACGCCGGACTTCATGGAGTTCATCGAGGGCATCCAGCAGGACGGCGTGGAGCTGGAGCGCTCTGCGATGGGCACCGGCACCCCGCCCGCGGCCCCGCTGGTGGTGGAGGTGGACACCGAGGACGAAAGCAAGGACATCGACGCGCTCGACATCGAGATGCCGGTCCTCGCGCCCAGGTACCGCCGCGAGTACCACAATCTCGGCGACCTGGACCCGGCGACGGTGCCGATCCACCCCGTGACGTACCAGCGGTTCTCCGCGGAAGAGCAGCGGGAGATCGTCTTCAAGGACATGGCCACCGGCGGCGTGACGCACACCACCCGGCTGGACGGGGCCGGCGTGGCCGACCACCGCCGCGTGCTCGCGTGGTTCACGCAGCGGCTGCTCACGGACCTGCGGCTGGTGAGCGGCTTCGACGTGCTCTACGGCAAGGTAAAGGCGGTCGTCCGCGACCGGCTCTTCGGCGGGACGATCGATCTGGAGGACCCGAACACGCCGCGGAACCTGTCCGAGCCGGCCGCGACCAAGTCGCTGCTGGACGCGATGACCAAGGGGATCAACGAGCTGACGGTGCAGGAGTCCGGCGACGCCGAGATCCGCGACACGATCAAGCTGCGGACCACGCGGCCGTTCATGGTGAAGAGCCAGGACTTCGTGGCGGCGAAGAAGAGCGTCTTCAACCGGACGATCGGGGACAGCGGGCTGGAGCTGCGCTTCGCCGAGTGGCTCGACGGCTGCGCCGACGTCGCCTCCTTCGCGAAGGTCTACCTCGCGGTGCCCTTCACGCTCGACTACGTGAAGGCCGACGGCGACCTCTCGACCTACCGGCCCGACTTCTTCGTGAAGCTCACCGACGGCAAGAGGTACGTGGTGGAGACCAAGGGCCTCGAAGACGTGGACGTGGCCCCGAAGATGGCCCGACTGAAACAGTGGTGTGAGGACGTGGGCCACGCGAGCCCGCCGTGGGAGGTGGGCTTCGTCTACGTGGACGAGGACGGCTTCGACGAGCACCGGCCCAAGAGCTTCGCGGGGCTGGTGGAGGGGTTCCGGGAGTTTCAGGACTGA
- a CDS encoding HEPN domain-containing protein: MSEAASGGQTVAGRLRAAWEPERDRLRAVDTEHPTNIRVHRALSWLDAAEAAEADAEATDERVLFRWIAFNALYNRWDEKLLRPCGDQDSFRAFLAEAVALDAAGAVAGMLEAHKRLVLTLLDNKFLKGQFWKDPSVARSLRWTPHRQTAQQHYANKRWGELLEAAFEPVYFLRCQLVHGAATRRSSMNRDGLRHADDFLRWAVPLLVAVVIDRGMDENWGPLCYPPQV, encoded by the coding sequence ATGAGCGAGGCCGCTTCGGGTGGGCAGACCGTGGCGGGCCGGCTGCGGGCGGCTTGGGAGCCGGAGCGGGACCGGCTGCGGGCGGTGGACACGGAGCACCCGACGAACATCCGGGTGCACCGGGCGCTGTCGTGGCTGGACGCGGCGGAGGCGGCGGAGGCCGACGCGGAGGCGACGGACGAGCGGGTGCTGTTCCGGTGGATCGCGTTCAACGCGCTCTACAACCGGTGGGACGAGAAGCTCCTGCGGCCCTGCGGGGACCAGGACAGCTTCCGGGCTTTCCTCGCGGAGGCGGTGGCGCTGGACGCCGCGGGCGCGGTGGCGGGGATGCTGGAGGCGCACAAGCGGCTGGTGCTCACGCTGCTGGACAACAAGTTTCTGAAGGGGCAGTTCTGGAAGGATCCCTCGGTGGCGCGGTCGCTCCGCTGGACGCCGCACCGGCAGACGGCGCAGCAGCACTACGCGAACAAGCGGTGGGGCGAGCTGCTGGAGGCGGCTTTCGAGCCGGTCTACTTTCTGCGGTGCCAGCTCGTCCACGGCGCCGCGACGCGGCGGAGCTCGATGAACCGCGACGGCCTGCGGCACGCGGACGACTTCCTGCGGTGGGCGGTGCCGCTGCTGGTGGCGGTGGTGATCGACCGCGGGATGGACGAGAACTGGGGGCCGCTGTGCTACCCGCCGCAGGTGTGA
- a CDS encoding site-specific DNA-methyltransferase: MLNLSDAEKQEVLRHLDEGRPLPDRYRFLLFGDKREVELVWNGKTSEVCNAVLPFQTIEHVDEPRTEKEVEVHPGLFDTRGRQESGWSNKLIWGDNKLILSSLKNGPMRRAIEDAGGLKLIYIDPPFDVGADFSMDIEVGEGDTLTKRASIMEEIAYRDTWGRGHDSFITMIYERLVLMRGLLAPTGSIYVHCDWRLSGLVRMAMDEIFGRSSFQNEISWCYREAINSKKRWNRKHDSILYYTADPVDYVFNPNEVLQKHSAATTAKYKHIDEEGRRYRLMGRGLAGSPIKSARDVSPDWEETHPDLVYRHYQRDGTYAVDYWNIDIINQAANERLGYPTQKPEELVERIVKASTNPGDLVADFFCGSGTTAAVAEKLGRKWIATDLGKFAIHTTRKRMIGVQRERQASRQGFRAFEILNLGRYERQHFAGVNPTLREAEQAAQLQAKEEAFRELILHAYHAEATTGFQTFHGKKNGRPVAIGPVNRPVSRLFVEEVVNECRQKNLTRCDLLGFEFEMGLFPRVLEDAKAKGIDVAAKQIPAEVFDKRAVDRGHVKFHDVAYIEVEPETRTGSHKHGHAAGIRVTLADYSVFYSQGSVDRAQEEFGGKKSGSKVVVDNGQIVKVTKEKSGRVHTEVLTKQWTDWIDYWSVDFDYESKKEVVLRQTAEEAGPAEQGLSAYEEVWTGDYIFENEWQSFRTKKDRKLDLTSAWHEVKPGRAGPRKVAVKVVDIFGNDTTAVVAVAAPEPLKEKK; encoded by the coding sequence ATGCTCAACCTCTCGGACGCGGAGAAGCAGGAGGTGCTGCGGCACCTGGACGAGGGGCGGCCGCTGCCGGACCGGTACCGGTTCCTGCTGTTCGGCGACAAGCGGGAGGTGGAGCTGGTCTGGAACGGGAAGACCTCGGAGGTGTGCAACGCGGTGCTGCCCTTCCAGACAATCGAGCACGTGGACGAGCCGCGGACCGAGAAAGAGGTGGAGGTGCACCCGGGGCTGTTCGACACGCGGGGCCGTCAGGAGAGCGGGTGGAGCAACAAGCTGATCTGGGGCGACAACAAGCTGATCCTCTCGTCGCTGAAGAACGGGCCGATGCGGCGGGCGATCGAGGACGCCGGCGGGCTGAAGCTGATCTACATCGACCCTCCGTTCGACGTAGGGGCGGACTTCTCGATGGACATCGAGGTGGGCGAAGGAGATACGCTCACGAAGCGAGCCTCCATCATGGAGGAGATTGCTTACCGCGATACGTGGGGAAGGGGCCACGACTCTTTCATCACAATGATCTACGAGAGGCTTGTGCTGATGCGAGGCCTGCTTGCTCCCACTGGAAGTATCTACGTACATTGTGATTGGCGCCTCAGCGGCTTGGTGCGAATGGCTATGGACGAGATCTTCGGCAGAAGCTCGTTCCAGAATGAGATTTCATGGTGCTACCGGGAGGCGATCAATTCTAAGAAGCGTTGGAATCGCAAGCACGATTCAATCCTCTATTACACAGCCGACCCTGTCGACTATGTTTTCAATCCTAATGAGGTGCTCCAGAAGCATTCGGCGGCAACAACGGCGAAGTATAAACATATCGATGAAGAAGGAAGGCGCTACCGATTGATGGGGCGCGGCCTCGCCGGGAGCCCGATCAAGTCTGCACGAGATGTTTCGCCAGACTGGGAGGAGACACACCCAGATCTTGTCTATCGCCATTACCAGCGTGATGGAACGTATGCCGTCGACTACTGGAACATCGACATCATCAATCAGGCAGCCAATGAGAGGCTTGGCTACCCGACACAGAAGCCTGAAGAGCTGGTCGAGCGTATTGTTAAGGCTTCAACCAACCCCGGAGACCTCGTCGCCGACTTCTTCTGCGGCTCCGGCACCACCGCCGCCGTGGCGGAGAAGCTCGGCCGCAAGTGGATCGCCACCGACCTGGGCAAGTTTGCCATCCACACCACCCGCAAGCGGATGATCGGTGTGCAGCGTGAGCGGCAGGCTTCCCGCCAAGGTTTTCGGGCTTTCGAAATCCTGAACCTCGGCCGCTACGAGCGCCAGCATTTCGCGGGCGTCAACCCCACGCTCCGCGAGGCGGAGCAGGCGGCCCAGCTGCAAGCCAAGGAAGAGGCCTTCCGCGAGCTGATCCTCCACGCCTACCACGCGGAGGCCACCACCGGCTTTCAGACCTTCCACGGCAAGAAGAACGGCCGGCCGGTGGCGATCGGCCCGGTCAACCGCCCGGTCTCGCGGCTCTTCGTGGAGGAGGTGGTCAACGAGTGCCGCCAGAAGAACCTCACCCGGTGCGACCTGCTCGGCTTCGAGTTCGAGATGGGCCTCTTCCCCCGCGTGCTCGAAGACGCCAAGGCCAAGGGCATCGACGTGGCGGCCAAGCAGATCCCCGCGGAGGTTTTCGACAAGCGGGCGGTGGACCGCGGGCACGTGAAGTTCCACGACGTGGCGTACATCGAGGTGGAGCCCGAAACGCGGACCGGCAGCCACAAGCACGGCCACGCCGCGGGCATCCGCGTGACGCTGGCTGACTACTCCGTCTTCTACTCGCAGGGTTCGGTCGACCGGGCTCAGGAGGAGTTCGGCGGCAAGAAGAGCGGCTCCAAGGTGGTCGTCGACAACGGGCAGATCGTGAAGGTGACCAAGGAGAAGAGCGGCCGCGTTCACACGGAGGTGCTGACCAAGCAGTGGACCGACTGGATCGACTACTGGTCGGTGGACTTCGACTACGAGTCGAAGAAGGAGGTGGTGCTGCGGCAGACCGCGGAAGAGGCCGGCCCGGCGGAGCAGGGGCTGAGCGCGTACGAGGAGGTCTGGACGGGCGACTACATCTTCGAGAACGAGTGGCAGAGCTTCCGCACCAAGAAGGACCGCAAGCTGGACCTCACCAGCGCCTGGCACGAGGTGAAGCCCGGCAGAGCCGGCCCCCGGAAGGTGGCGGTGAAGGTGGTCGACATCTTCGGCAACGACACCACGGCGGTGGTGGCCGTCGCGGCGCCCGAGCCGCTGAAGGAGAAGAAGTAG
- a CDS encoding CIA30 family protein, which produces MKLLSAAGLFCVFACLCPDAAAGGSAAEDGVFVDFSDAAEAERWRVVNDGVMGGGSEGAVSFEGGVMTFAGEIVTDGGGFSSVRRALEPGVLAGAEAVTLRVRSDGRGYRVSFRDGTRVSWGGEVMHAASLDAESQEWTEATVRFDDLTASFHGEPADVEPFDPAAANQIGVILSDGVDGAFRLEVEWIRAER; this is translated from the coding sequence ATGAAGCTTCTCTCCGCCGCCGGCCTGTTCTGCGTGTTCGCCTGCCTCTGCCCCGACGCGGCGGCGGGCGGGTCGGCGGCGGAGGACGGCGTGTTCGTCGACTTCTCCGACGCCGCCGAGGCGGAGCGGTGGCGGGTCGTGAACGACGGCGTGATGGGCGGGGGGAGCGAGGGGGCGGTGAGCTTCGAAGGCGGGGTGATGACCTTCGCCGGGGAGATCGTCACCGACGGCGGCGGCTTCTCCTCGGTCCGCCGGGCGCTCGAGCCCGGCGTGCTCGCGGGCGCGGAGGCGGTGACGCTGCGCGTCAGAAGCGACGGCCGCGGGTACCGGGTGAGCTTCCGCGACGGCACCCGCGTGAGCTGGGGCGGCGAGGTGATGCACGCGGCGAGCCTCGACGCGGAGAGCCAGGAGTGGACGGAAGCCACCGTGCGCTTCGACGACCTCACCGCCAGCTTCCACGGGGAGCCCGCCGACGTGGAGCCCTTCGACCCCGCCGCCGCGAACCAGATCGGCGTAATCCTGAGCGACGGGGTCGATGGGGCGTTCCGCCTGGAGGTGGAGTGGATCCGGGCGGAGCGGTGA